In Halobaculum sp. XH14, a single genomic region encodes these proteins:
- a CDS encoding ScpA family protein gives MIESPHEVLPDDGKGGPETDDDEVEPVELLVQLAEEGEIDPWDIDVVEVTDAFLDRLDAADLRTGGRALFYASVLLRMKSDAMLAEDEEEEAEEVEPWEAAFEGGPMEAGAEGEGFDGFDPVDALEDEMERRIDRKSTRGSPETLDELVHELRDAERGSWWKESREYDTSESPRGFSRGTQTLEYHGEDDFRREGEPGEGDVTGATHEEDIETVIEDVRNRLRPHYERGRGEVLFRELRGGESDETPVMTYLALLFLAHRGTLTLQQDDLFGDLWVKDATTAGAADEAAAD, from the coding sequence ATGATTGAGTCGCCCCACGAGGTGCTCCCGGACGACGGGAAGGGCGGGCCGGAGACCGACGACGACGAGGTCGAGCCGGTCGAACTGCTCGTCCAGCTCGCCGAGGAGGGCGAGATCGACCCGTGGGACATCGACGTGGTCGAGGTGACCGACGCGTTTCTCGACCGCCTCGACGCGGCCGACCTCCGGACGGGCGGCCGCGCGCTGTTTTACGCCTCGGTCCTCCTCCGGATGAAGTCCGACGCGATGCTCGCAGAGGACGAGGAGGAGGAGGCCGAGGAGGTCGAACCGTGGGAGGCCGCCTTCGAGGGCGGCCCGATGGAGGCGGGGGCCGAAGGCGAGGGGTTCGACGGCTTCGACCCGGTTGACGCCCTGGAGGACGAGATGGAGCGCCGCATCGATCGCAAGTCCACCCGGGGGTCGCCCGAGACGCTGGACGAACTGGTCCACGAACTCCGCGACGCCGAGCGCGGGTCGTGGTGGAAGGAGTCGCGCGAGTACGACACGAGCGAGTCGCCGCGCGGCTTCTCGCGGGGCACGCAGACGCTGGAGTACCACGGCGAGGACGACTTCCGCCGCGAGGGTGAACCCGGCGAGGGCGACGTCACCGGCGCGACCCACGAGGAGGACATCGAGACCGTCATCGAGGACGTCCGGAACCGCCTGCGCCCCCACTACGAGCGCGGACGGGGGGAGGTGCTGTTCCGTGAACTCCGCGGCGGCGAGTCCGACGAGACGCCGGTGATGACGTATCTCGCGCTGCTGTTTCTCGCACACCGCGGAACGCTCACCCTCCAGCAGGACGACCTCTTCGGCGACCTCTGGGTGAAGGACGCGACGACGGCGGGGGCCGCCGACGAGGCGGCCGCGGACTGA
- a CDS encoding presenilin family intramembrane aspartyl protease PSH, producing the protein MTDARLRGAVGTGGLFLAVQLLALAVAPRLATDGVSYGSGGDALVPLVLGLVVGTILSLAVVRYRRSRRLVRAMMLVSLGVAVSLAPYAFFGPLAGLLAGTVAVVLAWRVPRWEVRNLVAVVGVAGAAGLFGASLSPPYALAALALAAVYDAYAVYVSGHMKTLAVASERMDLPSMFVVPAGEGPRGGRLDLDATADRDMERRGEPAATVLGAGDALFPAMLAASAAVHGAAGGWFGSAASVAFGLVPTALGALVGSVVGFAALQVLVQRRGGMYAGLPFINGGAMLGFLVAALASGIPF; encoded by the coding sequence GTGACCGACGCCCGGCTTCGGGGTGCGGTCGGCACCGGGGGACTGTTCCTCGCGGTGCAACTGCTCGCGCTCGCCGTCGCGCCGCGACTGGCGACCGACGGCGTCAGCTACGGGAGCGGCGGCGACGCGCTCGTCCCACTCGTCCTGGGACTCGTCGTGGGCACCATCCTCTCGCTCGCGGTGGTTCGCTACCGGCGGAGCCGACGCCTCGTGCGCGCGATGATGCTCGTTTCGCTCGGCGTCGCCGTCTCGCTCGCGCCGTACGCCTTCTTCGGTCCCCTCGCCGGATTACTCGCGGGGACAGTCGCCGTGGTGCTCGCCTGGCGGGTCCCGCGCTGGGAGGTGCGAAACCTCGTGGCGGTCGTCGGCGTCGCCGGTGCGGCGGGGCTGTTCGGCGCGAGCCTCTCGCCGCCGTACGCGCTCGCGGCGCTCGCGCTGGCCGCCGTCTACGACGCCTACGCCGTGTACGTCTCGGGCCACATGAAGACGCTCGCGGTCGCCAGCGAACGGATGGACCTCCCGTCGATGTTCGTCGTGCCGGCCGGCGAGGGGCCCCGCGGTGGCCGACTCGACCTCGACGCGACGGCCGACCGTGACATGGAGCGGCGGGGTGAGCCGGCCGCGACCGTGCTCGGGGCAGGTGATGCGCTGTTTCCCGCGATGCTGGCCGCCAGCGCCGCGGTACACGGCGCGGCGGGTGGCTGGTTCGGCTCCGCCGCGTCGGTCGCCTTCGGCCTCGTCCCCACGGCGCTGGGCGCGCTCGTCGGTTCGGTCGTCGGGTTCGCGGCGCTCCAGGTCCTCGTCCAGCGGCGGGGCGGCATGTACGCCGGGCTCCCGTTCATCAACGGGGGCGCGATGCTCGGATTCCTCGTCGCCGCGCTCGCAAGCGGCATCCCGTTCTGA
- the mtnP gene encoding S-methyl-5'-thioadenosine phosphorylase, which yields MTIGFIGGSGIYEALPLENTRTEDVTTPFGDPSAPLEIGEFGDTGREVVFLPRHGPDHQRSPTDLPYKANVYALKEAGVEYVLASNAVGSLREELPPQTLVVPTQIYDRTKLRDLSYFGDGVVVHQPFARPYSPELVEHLAESAREATDAEVAEGGTYVCIEGPQYSTKAESEFYRDQGWEIVGMTAIPEAKLAREAEMAYATLAGVTDYDVWNEESEVTLEEVLKNAAKNEDAIKETVEHAIRTFPEDLECEAHGSLAGTINTPAEAIPAETREKLAPFIEEHLDD from the coding sequence ATGACCATCGGCTTCATCGGCGGCAGCGGCATCTACGAGGCGCTCCCGCTGGAAAACACCCGAACCGAGGACGTCACGACACCCTTCGGCGACCCCTCCGCGCCGCTCGAGATCGGCGAGTTCGGCGACACCGGCCGGGAGGTCGTCTTCCTCCCGCGCCACGGCCCCGACCACCAGCGCTCGCCGACCGACCTGCCGTACAAGGCGAACGTCTACGCACTGAAGGAGGCCGGCGTCGAGTACGTTCTCGCCAGCAACGCGGTCGGGTCGCTCCGCGAGGAGCTGCCGCCACAGACGCTCGTCGTCCCCACGCAGATCTACGACCGGACGAAGCTCCGGGACCTCTCGTACTTCGGCGACGGCGTCGTCGTCCACCAGCCGTTCGCTCGCCCGTACTCGCCGGAACTCGTCGAACATCTGGCCGAGTCGGCACGCGAGGCGACCGACGCCGAGGTCGCCGAGGGCGGCACGTACGTCTGCATCGAGGGGCCCCAGTACTCCACGAAAGCCGAGTCCGAGTTCTACCGCGACCAGGGCTGGGAGATCGTCGGGATGACCGCGATCCCGGAGGCGAAGCTGGCCCGCGAAGCCGAGATGGCGTACGCCACGCTCGCGGGCGTGACCGACTACGACGTCTGGAACGAGGAGAGCGAGGTCACACTGGAGGAGGTCCTGAAGAACGCCGCGAAGAACGAGGACGCGATCAAGGAGACGGTCGAGCACGCGATCCGGACGTTCCCCGAGGACCTGGAGTGTGAGGCGCACGGCTCGCTGGCGGGAACGATCAACACGCCCGCCGAGGCGATTCCGGCCGAGACGCGCGAGAAACTCGCGCCCTTCATCGAGGAGCATCTCGACGACTGA
- a CDS encoding DUF7518 family protein, whose translation MGNRVEDLETQVAELQAAVDGLTEELVETKERISQLESAADVPAEESGADSHAEFVPNASATEAAEAASDSTEQPSESTAETDAPDDEESVEGDDAEESDDIIVA comes from the coding sequence ATGGGAAACAGGGTGGAAGACCTCGAAACGCAGGTCGCGGAACTGCAGGCGGCAGTCGACGGACTGACCGAGGAGCTCGTCGAGACGAAAGAGCGGATCAGCCAGCTCGAATCGGCCGCTGACGTCCCGGCCGAGGAGTCCGGCGCCGACTCCCACGCCGAGTTCGTTCCGAACGCGTCGGCGACCGAAGCTGCGGAGGCAGCGTCCGATTCGACCGAGCAGCCCTCCGAATCGACCGCGGAAACGGACGCTCCCGACGACGAGGAATCCGTCGAGGGCGACGACGCCGAGGAGAGCGACGACATCATCGTCGCGTAG
- the smc gene encoding chromosome segregation protein SMC encodes MHIKELVLDDFKSFGRKTRIPFYEDFTVITGPNGSGKSNIIDGVLFALGLARTRGIRAEKLTDLIYNPGHEGEERTGGEREASVEVILDNGDRSVDRTQVVNAAGTEKVGEVDEISIRRRVKETDDNYYSYYYLNDRSVNLSDIRDLLAQAGVTPEGYNVVMQGDVTEIINMTPFQRREIIDEIAGVAEFDAKKEDAFAELETVEERIDEADLRIEEKEDRLEQLSDERETALQYKDLREEKEEYEGYLKAAELEDKRADLDSTRSRIDTNEEKLAGLREELDERQAVVDDLQDDLEALNREIERKGEDEQLAIKAEIEEIKGEVSRLEGKIENQEERVEEAENERRGAFIDIDRKGEEVEELEADIREVKVEKANLKSTLSSKETELAEVEAEIENADTAFDELKDDLTERKGELEELKAAKNELQREKDRLLDDARRRSNEISEIETEIEEAESELPDLKRRVSDLHSELDKAEKNKGTADDAIEELKSEKKELQWDLSEVEEDIREKQQEYSKLEARAGDSGDSSWPRSVTTVTNADFSGVHGPVGRLASVDSQYAKACETAAGGRLANVVVDDDGVGSDCIDYLKQRNAGRATFLPITEMDDRGLPSMPSHPGVVDFARNLVDYESRYEGVFSYVLGSTLVVEDMDTARDLMGEYRMVTLDGDLVEKSGAMTGGSGGGSRYSFSKSGKGKLERVAEEIHSLEDDRQELKSEIEDVEDDLEDARSRAADAADKVRDVEGDLELAKQNVSAKEERVEELEDRLEELREERESVDEEMTELDGKIDERDGKIESVEADIADLEAELADSKIPELSARADEIDEEIDELEGRMDELDGDLNELQLQKQYAEDAIDDLHDAVEEAQNKKADAEERIAGFEEEIEERESGLEAKREAIAELEEELADLKEDREEIKADLREAKESRDEQEADVERVESKLDSLRETAERLEWEIDELEDTVGDYDPEDVPDHDTVEVEIERLQGEMEALEPVNMLAIEEYDDVEADLEDMQERRGVLADERDAIEERIERFEAEKKGTFMDAFEAIDEQFRDIFQRLSAGTGELVLEDEADPFEGGLTMKAQPADKPVQRLDAMSGGEKSLTALAFIFAIQRHNPAPFYALDEVDAFLDAVNADRVGEMVDELAGDAQFVVVSHRSALLERSERAIGVTMQDDNVSAVTGIQLGEDGEVAGAEVSADD; translated from the coding sequence ATGCACATCAAAGAACTCGTTCTGGACGATTTCAAGAGCTTCGGGCGGAAGACCCGAATCCCGTTCTACGAGGACTTCACCGTCATCACCGGGCCGAACGGCTCGGGCAAATCCAACATCATCGACGGCGTCCTGTTCGCGCTCGGCCTCGCACGGACGCGGGGCATCCGCGCGGAGAAGCTCACCGACCTCATCTACAATCCGGGCCACGAGGGTGAGGAACGGACCGGCGGCGAGCGGGAAGCCAGCGTCGAGGTGATCCTCGACAACGGCGACCGGAGCGTCGATCGGACGCAGGTCGTCAACGCCGCCGGCACCGAGAAGGTCGGCGAGGTCGACGAGATCAGCATCCGACGTCGGGTGAAAGAGACCGACGACAACTACTACTCGTACTACTACCTGAACGACCGCTCGGTGAACCTCTCGGACATCCGCGACCTGCTCGCCCAGGCCGGCGTCACGCCCGAGGGGTACAACGTCGTCATGCAGGGCGACGTCACCGAGATCATCAACATGACGCCGTTCCAGCGGCGCGAGATCATCGACGAGATCGCCGGCGTCGCGGAGTTCGACGCGAAAAAGGAGGACGCGTTCGCGGAACTCGAGACCGTCGAGGAGCGCATCGACGAGGCGGACCTCCGCATCGAGGAGAAGGAGGACCGGCTCGAACAGCTCTCGGACGAGCGGGAGACCGCGCTCCAGTACAAGGACCTCCGCGAGGAGAAGGAGGAGTACGAGGGCTATCTGAAGGCCGCCGAACTTGAGGACAAGCGCGCCGACCTCGACTCGACCAGATCCCGCATCGACACGAACGAGGAGAAACTCGCGGGGCTCCGCGAGGAACTCGACGAGCGGCAGGCGGTCGTCGACGACCTCCAGGACGACCTCGAGGCGCTGAACCGCGAGATCGAACGCAAGGGAGAGGACGAACAGCTCGCCATCAAGGCCGAGATCGAGGAGATCAAGGGCGAGGTCTCGCGGCTCGAAGGCAAGATCGAGAACCAGGAGGAGCGCGTCGAGGAGGCCGAGAACGAACGGCGCGGCGCGTTCATCGACATCGACCGCAAGGGCGAGGAGGTCGAGGAGCTGGAGGCGGACATTCGCGAGGTGAAAGTCGAAAAGGCGAACCTCAAGTCCACGCTCTCCTCGAAGGAGACGGAGCTCGCGGAGGTCGAAGCCGAGATCGAGAACGCGGACACCGCGTTCGACGAGTTGAAGGACGACCTCACCGAGCGCAAGGGGGAACTGGAGGAGCTGAAGGCCGCGAAGAACGAGCTCCAGCGCGAGAAGGACCGACTGCTCGACGACGCGCGCCGCCGCTCGAACGAGATCTCCGAGATCGAAACCGAGATCGAGGAGGCCGAATCGGAGCTTCCCGACCTGAAGCGTCGCGTCTCGGATCTCCACTCGGAACTCGACAAGGCCGAGAAGAACAAGGGGACCGCCGACGACGCGATCGAGGAGCTCAAATCCGAGAAGAAGGAGCTCCAGTGGGACCTGAGCGAGGTCGAGGAGGACATCCGCGAGAAGCAGCAGGAGTACTCGAAGCTCGAGGCGCGAGCCGGCGACTCGGGCGACTCCTCGTGGCCGCGCTCGGTCACGACCGTCACGAACGCCGACTTCTCGGGCGTCCACGGACCGGTCGGCAGGCTCGCGTCGGTCGACTCACAGTACGCGAAGGCGTGTGAGACGGCCGCGGGCGGCAGGCTGGCGAACGTCGTCGTCGACGACGACGGCGTCGGCTCCGACTGCATCGACTACCTGAAACAGCGCAACGCGGGCCGCGCGACGTTCCTCCCCATCACCGAGATGGACGACCGCGGCCTGCCGAGCATGCCGAGCCACCCGGGCGTCGTCGACTTCGCGCGCAACCTCGTCGACTACGAGTCCCGGTACGAGGGCGTCTTCTCGTACGTGCTCGGTTCGACGCTCGTCGTCGAGGACATGGACACCGCGCGCGACCTGATGGGCGAGTACCGGATGGTGACGCTCGACGGCGACCTCGTCGAGAAGTCGGGGGCGATGACCGGCGGCTCGGGCGGCGGGTCGCGCTACTCCTTCTCGAAGTCCGGCAAGGGGAAACTGGAGCGCGTCGCGGAGGAGATCCACTCACTGGAGGACGACCGGCAGGAGCTCAAGTCCGAGATCGAGGACGTGGAGGACGACCTGGAGGACGCCCGGTCGCGCGCCGCCGACGCCGCGGACAAGGTCCGGGACGTGGAGGGCGACCTCGAACTCGCGAAACAGAACGTCTCCGCGAAGGAGGAGCGGGTCGAGGAACTCGAGGACAGGCTGGAGGAGCTCCGCGAGGAGCGCGAGTCCGTCGACGAGGAGATGACCGAACTCGACGGGAAGATCGACGAGCGCGACGGGAAGATCGAGTCGGTCGAGGCCGACATCGCCGACCTCGAGGCCGAACTCGCCGACTCGAAGATTCCCGAACTCTCCGCGCGCGCCGACGAGATCGACGAGGAGATCGACGAACTCGAGGGACGGATGGACGAGCTCGACGGCGACCTCAACGAACTCCAGTTGCAAAAGCAGTACGCCGAGGACGCCATCGACGACCTCCACGACGCCGTCGAGGAGGCACAGAACAAGAAGGCCGACGCGGAGGAGCGAATCGCGGGGTTCGAGGAGGAGATCGAGGAGCGCGAGTCGGGGCTGGAGGCGAAGCGCGAGGCCATCGCGGAACTGGAGGAGGAGCTGGCGGATCTCAAGGAGGACCGCGAGGAGATCAAGGCCGACCTCCGCGAGGCGAAGGAGTCCCGCGACGAGCAGGAGGCCGACGTCGAGCGCGTCGAGTCGAAGCTCGACTCGCTGCGCGAGACCGCCGAACGCCTCGAGTGGGAGATCGACGAACTCGAGGACACCGTCGGCGACTACGACCCCGAGGACGTTCCGGACCACGACACCGTCGAGGTCGAGATCGAGCGGCTGCAGGGCGAGATGGAGGCGCTCGAACCGGTGAACATGCTCGCCATCGAGGAGTACGACGACGTGGAGGCGGACCTCGAGGACATGCAGGAACGTCGCGGCGTGCTCGCCGACGAGCGCGACGCGATCGAGGAGCGCATCGAGCGGTTCGAGGCCGAGAAGAAGGGGACGTTCATGGACGCCTTCGAGGCCATCGACGAGCAGTTCCGCGACATCTTCCAGCGCCTCTCGGCCGGGACCGGCGAACTCGTCCTCGAGGACGAGGCGGACCCGTTCGAGGGCGGCCTGACGATGAAGGCCCAGCCCGCCGACAAGCCCGTCCAGCGGCTCGACGCGATGTCGGGCGGGGAGAAGTCGCTGACCGCGCTCGCGTTCATCTTCGCCATCCAGCGGCACAACCCCGCGCCGTTCTACGCGCTGGACGAGGTCGACGCGTTCCTCGACGCCGTCAACGCCGACCGCGTCGGGGAGATGGTCGACGAACTCGCCGGCGACGCCCAGTTCGTCGTCGTCAGCCACCGCTCGGCGCTGCTCGAACGCTCCGAGCGCGCGATCGGCGTGACGATGCAGGACGACAACGTCTCGGCGGTCACGGGCATCCAGCTCGGCGAGGACGGCGAGGTCGCCGGCGCCGAGGTGAGCGCGGATGATTGA
- a CDS encoding PUA domain-containing protein, which translates to MSSIPTIADLRTVADYQFGATAGEALFPDDDVEVRRSTSGRPRQVVADGGRVVSYRTDGRFTLGLEGGRRLRAALDHPAYSVVVGDESAPFVREGKNVFAKFVAEVDPAVRPHDEVAVVHEDGDLLGVGRAELSAEGMLDFDAGMAVKVRDGAGSE; encoded by the coding sequence GTGAGTTCGATCCCCACGATCGCGGACCTGCGGACCGTCGCGGACTACCAGTTCGGTGCGACCGCCGGCGAGGCGCTCTTTCCGGACGACGACGTCGAGGTGCGGCGCTCGACGAGCGGCCGCCCGCGGCAGGTCGTCGCCGACGGCGGCCGGGTCGTCTCCTACCGGACCGACGGCCGGTTCACGCTGGGACTGGAGGGCGGCAGGCGGCTCCGTGCGGCGCTCGACCACCCGGCCTACAGCGTCGTCGTCGGCGACGAGAGCGCGCCGTTCGTGCGCGAGGGGAAGAACGTGTTCGCGAAGTTCGTCGCCGAGGTCGACCCGGCCGTCAGGCCGCACGACGAGGTGGCGGTCGTCCACGAGGACGGCGACCTGCTCGGCGTCGGCCGGGCGGAACTGTCGGCCGAAGGGATGCTCGATTTCGACGCCGGGATGGCCGTCAAGGTCCGCGACGGTGCCGGGTCGGAGTGA
- a CDS encoding NYN domain-containing protein: MTEIHGGQRVAVLADSQNLYHSAQSVYSRNIDYSTMLEKAVQDRVLTRAIAYVIRADSPEEESFFEALRDIGFETKIKDIKTFGDGSKKADWDLGMSLDAVSLADHVDTVVLCSGDGDFARLCSHLRHEGVRVEVMSFGSSTATELIESADAFLDMGEREETFLL; encoded by the coding sequence ATGACCGAGATTCACGGCGGCCAGCGGGTGGCGGTGCTCGCCGACTCGCAGAACCTCTATCACTCCGCACAGAGCGTCTACTCGCGGAACATCGACTACTCGACGATGCTGGAGAAGGCTGTGCAGGACAGGGTTCTCACGAGGGCGATCGCCTACGTCATCCGCGCGGACTCCCCCGAGGAGGAGTCGTTCTTCGAGGCGCTGCGGGACATCGGCTTCGAGACGAAGATCAAGGACATCAAGACGTTCGGCGACGGCTCGAAGAAGGCCGACTGGGACCTCGGCATGAGCCTCGACGCGGTCTCGCTGGCCGACCACGTGGACACGGTCGTCCTCTGTTCGGGCGACGGCGACTTCGCCAGGCTCTGCTCGCATCTCCGGCACGAGGGCGTCCGCGTCGAGGTGATGAGCTTCGGTTCCTCGACCGCGACCGAACTGATCGAGTCGGCCGACGCGTTCCTCGACATGGGCGAGCGAGAGGAGACGTTCCTGCTGTGA
- a CDS encoding 5'-deoxyadenosine deaminase, with product MLLAGTVIADSGTIIEDGAVVVEGDRIAAVGGRDVLVEEYPDHERAEYDLVTPGVVGGHVHSVQSLGRGIADDAPLLEWLSEHVLPMEAGLDAEGMRLGAELGYLECLESGVTTVVDHLSVNHAAEAFEAASDIGIRGRIGKVLMDRDAPDGLQEEADAALAESEDLIRRYHGADDGRIRYAVTPRFAVSCTEECLRGARDLADAHDGVRIHTHASENRDEIAAVEADTGMRNVHWLDEVGLTGEDVVLAHCVHTDESEREVLAETGTHVTYCPSSNMKLASGIAPIPDYHRRGINVALGNDGPPCNNTLDPFTEMRQASLLQKVDALDATTTPAELVFEMATVNGARAAGFERVGKLREGWKADVVGLTTGVTRATPLHDPLSHLVFGAHGDDVEFTMVDGEVVYRDGDLLTGDASGVRERAREFDVPAA from the coding sequence ATGCTACTCGCGGGGACGGTCATCGCCGATTCGGGGACGATCATCGAGGACGGCGCGGTCGTGGTCGAGGGCGATCGCATCGCCGCAGTCGGCGGGCGGGACGTGCTCGTCGAGGAGTACCCCGACCACGAGCGCGCCGAGTACGACCTCGTGACGCCCGGCGTCGTCGGCGGGCACGTCCACTCCGTCCAGTCGCTCGGGCGCGGCATCGCCGACGACGCCCCGCTGCTGGAGTGGCTCTCCGAGCACGTCCTCCCGATGGAGGCCGGCCTCGACGCCGAGGGAATGCGCCTCGGCGCGGAACTCGGCTACCTCGAATGTCTGGAATCGGGCGTCACCACCGTCGTCGACCACCTCTCGGTCAACCACGCCGCGGAGGCGTTCGAGGCCGCCAGCGACATCGGCATCCGCGGCCGCATCGGCAAGGTGCTGATGGACCGCGACGCGCCCGACGGCTTGCAGGAGGAGGCCGACGCGGCCCTGGCCGAGTCCGAGGACCTCATCCGGCGGTACCACGGCGCGGACGACGGCCGAATCCGGTACGCGGTCACGCCCCGCTTTGCCGTCTCCTGCACCGAGGAGTGCTTGCGCGGAGCGCGGGACCTCGCTGACGCGCACGACGGCGTCCGGATCCACACCCACGCGAGCGAGAACCGGGACGAGATCGCCGCCGTCGAGGCGGACACCGGAATGCGCAACGTCCACTGGCTCGACGAGGTCGGCCTCACCGGCGAGGACGTCGTGCTCGCCCACTGCGTCCACACCGACGAGTCCGAGCGTGAGGTGCTCGCCGAGACGGGGACCCACGTCACCTACTGCCCCTCTTCCAACATGAAACTCGCCTCGGGCATCGCACCCATCCCCGACTACCACCGTCGCGGCATCAACGTCGCGCTCGGCAACGACGGCCCGCCCTGCAACAACACGCTCGACCCGTTCACCGAGATGCGCCAGGCCAGCCTCCTCCAGAAGGTCGACGCGCTCGACGCGACGACGACGCCCGCGGAACTCGTCTTCGAGATGGCGACGGTCAACGGTGCGCGCGCCGCGGGATTCGAGCGCGTCGGGAAACTGCGGGAGGGCTGGAAGGCCGACGTCGTCGGCCTCACGACCGGGGTGACCCGCGCGACCCCCCTGCACGACCCGCTCTCGCACCTCGTGTTCGGCGCGCATGGCGACGACGTCGAGTTCACGATGGTCGACGGCGAGGTCGTCTACCGCGACGGCGACCTGCTGACCGGCGACGCGAGCGGCGTCCGCGAGCGCGCACGGGAGTTCGACGTTCCCGCCGCCTGA
- a CDS encoding presenilin family intramembrane aspartyl protease PSH, which produces MNTRRVRGVAIAGLVFLVVQVGAVSLVPAFESANYQATENPQDPTNSVVYLGAILVVTALMLAAFRYDLDQLIRGVIVLSSGLLAWYVFSVALPPNAAVVAAALVAVALWVYPEWYVIDTAGALMGAGAAGLFGISFGLLPAIVLLTALAVYDAISVYGTEHMLDLAEGVMALKIPVVLVIPLTWSYSLLDAEFADEDDADTTDGPDVDGPETADGGVSERESGPERHAHGGEDDERDVFFIGLGDAVMPAVMVASAAFWSPATPLGIPGLPAMGLPALLSMVGTFLGLGLLLRMVMKGRAHAGLPLLNGGAIGGYLLGSLVAGVPLVTALGLGTYL; this is translated from the coding sequence ATGAACACTCGCCGCGTGCGTGGCGTCGCCATCGCCGGGCTCGTCTTCCTCGTCGTCCAGGTCGGCGCGGTATCGCTGGTTCCCGCCTTCGAGTCCGCCAACTACCAGGCGACGGAGAACCCGCAGGACCCGACCAACAGCGTCGTCTACCTGGGGGCGATTCTCGTCGTCACCGCGCTCATGCTCGCCGCGTTCCGCTACGACCTCGACCAGCTCATCCGGGGCGTGATCGTCCTCTCCTCGGGCCTGCTCGCGTGGTACGTCTTCTCGGTCGCGCTCCCGCCCAACGCCGCCGTCGTCGCGGCGGCGCTCGTCGCGGTCGCGCTCTGGGTGTACCCCGAATGGTACGTCATCGACACGGCGGGCGCGTTGATGGGCGCCGGAGCCGCCGGCCTGTTCGGGATCAGTTTCGGATTGCTCCCCGCCATCGTCCTCCTGACGGCGCTCGCCGTCTACGACGCGATCTCGGTGTACGGCACCGAGCACATGCTCGATCTCGCTGAGGGCGTGATGGCGCTCAAGATTCCGGTCGTGCTGGTCATCCCGCTCACCTGGTCCTACTCGCTGCTCGACGCCGAGTTCGCCGACGAGGACGACGCGGACACGACGGACGGACCGGACGTGGACGGCCCCGAGACCGCCGACGGCGGCGTCTCCGAACGGGAGTCCGGCCCCGAACGACACGCTCACGGTGGGGAGGATGACGAACGAGACGTGTTCTTCATCGGACTCGGCGACGCCGTGATGCCCGCCGTGATGGTCGCCTCCGCCGCGTTCTGGTCTCCGGCGACGCCGCTCGGAATCCCTGGTCTGCCGGCGATGGGGCTGCCCGCGCTGCTCTCGATGGTCGGCACGTTCCTGGGACTGGGTCTCCTCCTCCGGATGGTGATGAAGGGCCGAGCCCACGCGGGGCTCCCGCTGTTGAACGGCGGCGCGATCGGCGGCTACCTGCTCGGGTCGCTCGTCGCCGGCGTGCCCCTCGTCACCGCGCTCGGGCTCGGGACGTACCTGTGA